In Rhodobacter xanthinilyticus, a single window of DNA contains:
- a CDS encoding LysR family transcriptional regulator, which produces MHLEFRHLRTIKAIHDAGGLARAADILHITQSALSHQVKGLEDQAGVELFVRRSKPLRLSAAGMKLLRLAERVLPELAATEAEFEALRQGRAGRLHIAIECHACFDWLFPVLEQFRRAWPDIDIDIRPGLAFQAMTALEREEVDLVISSDPEKIEGVTFNPLFDYSPTFIAASTSPLAQKNFVVAEDFADQTLITYPVDRARSDVFSMLLTPARVEPKAHRQVELTAVILMLVAAGRGVSVLPDWVLREVKYQPDYITRRVTEAGLTKRLYAATRAEDATEPFMAHFLRLARTEPVKLQRA; this is translated from the coding sequence ATGCACCTCGAGTTTCGACATCTGCGCACGATCAAGGCGATCCATGATGCGGGCGGGCTCGCGCGCGCGGCGGATATCTTGCATATCACCCAATCGGCGCTGAGCCATCAGGTGAAGGGGCTCGAGGATCAGGCGGGGGTCGAGCTGTTCGTGCGCCGCTCGAAGCCCCTGCGGCTCTCGGCGGCGGGGATGAAGCTGTTGCGGCTGGCCGAGCGGGTGCTGCCCGAGCTCGCCGCGACCGAGGCCGAGTTCGAGGCGCTGCGCCAGGGCCGCGCAGGGCGGTTGCATATCGCGATCGAATGCCACGCCTGTTTCGACTGGCTCTTTCCGGTGCTCGAACAGTTCCGCCGCGCCTGGCCCGATATCGACATCGACATCCGCCCGGGGCTCGCCTTCCAGGCGATGACCGCGCTCGAACGCGAGGAGGTCGATCTGGTGATTTCCTCGGACCCGGAGAAGATCGAGGGCGTCACCTTCAACCCGCTCTTCGATTATTCGCCGACCTTCATCGCCGCTTCGACGAGCCCGCTGGCGCAGAAGAACTTTGTCGTGGCCGAGGATTTCGCCGATCAGACGCTGATCACCTATCCGGTCGACCGGGCGCGCTCGGATGTGTTCTCGATGCTGCTCACGCCCGCGCGGGTCGAGCCGAAGGCGCATCGGCAGGTCGAGCTGACCGCGGTGATCTTGATGCTGGTGGCGGCGGGGCGGGGGGTGTCGGTTCTGCCCGATTGGGTGCTGCGCGAGGTGAAATATCAGCCCGATTACATCACGCGGCGGGTGACCGAGGCGGGGCTGACCAAGCGCCTCTATGCCGCGACGCGCGCCGAGGATGCGACCGAGCCCTTCATGGCGCATTTCCTGCGGCTGGCGCGGACCGAGCCGGTGAAACTCCAGCGCGCGTGA
- the metF gene encoding methylenetetrahydrofolate reductase [NAD(P)H], translated as MTTPKISFEFFPPQTLDASFRLWETAQVLAPMKPSFVSVTYGAGGTTRKLTHEAVGTIHKNYGLNVAAHLTCVEATRAETLEIVNSYAEVGVTEIVALRGDPPKGAARFTPHPEGFESSVALIEALAEDGRFTIRCGAYPEPHPEAADPLADVRWLKRKCEAGATSAITQFFFEAETFFRFRDACEKEGITAKIIPGILPIQSWKGAKAFAQRCGTSIPAWVEEAFEAATRDGREELLATALCSELCDNLIQGGVEDLHFYTLNRPQMTRDVCHALGVAPEVKLSNVA; from the coding sequence ATGACCACGCCGAAGATCAGCTTTGAATTCTTCCCCCCCCAGACGCTCGACGCCTCGTTCCGTCTGTGGGAGACCGCGCAGGTCCTGGCGCCGATGAAACCCTCTTTTGTTTCCGTGACTTACGGCGCCGGTGGCACCACCCGCAAGCTCACCCACGAAGCCGTCGGCACGATCCACAAGAACTACGGCCTCAATGTCGCGGCGCATCTGACCTGCGTCGAGGCGACCCGCGCCGAGACGCTCGAGATCGTCAATTCCTACGCCGAGGTCGGCGTGACCGAGATCGTGGCGCTGCGCGGCGACCCGCCGAAGGGCGCGGCCCGCTTCACCCCCCACCCGGAGGGGTTTGAAAGCTCCGTCGCGCTGATCGAGGCCCTGGCCGAGGATGGCCGCTTCACGATCCGCTGCGGCGCCTACCCCGAGCCGCACCCCGAGGCCGCTGACCCCCTCGCCGATGTCCGCTGGCTCAAGCGCAAATGCGAAGCCGGCGCCACCTCGGCGATCACCCAGTTCTTCTTCGAGGCCGAAACCTTCTTCCGCTTCCGCGACGCCTGCGAGAAGGAAGGGATCACCGCGAAGATCATCCCGGGCATCCTGCCGATCCAGTCGTGGAAAGGCGCCAAAGCCTTCGCCCAGCGCTGCGGCACCTCGATCCCGGCTTGGGTCGAAGAGGCCTTCGAGGCCGCCACCCGCGATGGCCGCGAGGAGCTTCTGGCGACCGCGCTCTGCTCGGAGCTCTGCGACAACCTGATCCAGGGCGGCGTCGAGGATCTGCATTTCTACACCCTCAACCGCCCGCAGATGACCCGCGATGTCTGCCACGCGCTCGGCGTGGCGCCGGAGGTCAAACTCTCGAACGTCGCATGA
- a CDS encoding inositol monophosphatase family protein, giving the protein MQGSANLNLMIKAARKAGRALVKDFREVENLQVSSKGPGDFVSKADREAERIIKEELRGARPGYGWLGEETGEDAGEDPTRRWIVDPLDGTTNFLHGLPHWAVSIALEHKGEVVAGVVFDAAKDELYYAEKGLGAFMNETRLRVSGRRQMIESIFATGVPFGGKSTLPATLQDLARLMPVCAGVRRFGSAALDLAYVAAGRYDGYWERGIQPWDIAAGLILVKEAGGFIGPVREDRDIFGSGSVIAANGALFEPLCKIIRQPA; this is encoded by the coding sequence ATGCAAGGTAGCGCAAATCTCAACCTGATGATCAAGGCCGCCCGCAAGGCGGGCCGGGCGCTGGTCAAGGATTTCCGTGAGGTCGAGAACCTGCAGGTCTCGTCGAAGGGCCCGGGCGATTTCGTCTCGAAGGCCGATCGTGAGGCGGAGCGGATCATCAAGGAAGAGCTGCGCGGCGCGCGTCCGGGCTATGGCTGGCTTGGCGAGGAAACCGGCGAGGATGCGGGCGAAGACCCGACCCGGCGCTGGATCGTCGACCCGCTCGATGGCACCACGAACTTCCTCCACGGCCTGCCGCATTGGGCGGTGTCGATCGCGCTCGAGCACAAGGGCGAGGTGGTCGCCGGGGTGGTGTTCGACGCGGCCAAGGATGAGCTTTATTACGCCGAAAAGGGCCTCGGCGCCTTCATGAACGAGACCCGTCTGCGGGTGTCGGGGCGGCGGCAGATGATCGAATCGATCTTCGCGACGGGCGTGCCCTTTGGCGGCAAATCGACCCTGCCGGCGACGCTGCAAGACCTCGCGCGGCTGATGCCGGTCTGCGCGGGCGTGCGGCGGTTTGGCTCGGCGGCGCTCGATCTGGCCTATGTGGCGGCGGGCCGCTACGACGGCTATTGGGAGCGCGGCATCCAGCCCTGGGATATCGCGGCGGGGCTGATTCTCGTCAAGGAAGCCGGCGGTTTCATCGGCCCGGTGCGCGAAGATCGCGATATTTTCGGCTCGGGCTCGGTGATCGCGGCGAATGGCGCGCTCTTTGAGCCGCTGTGCAAGATCATCCGCCAGCCGGCCTGA
- a CDS encoding glutathione S-transferase N-terminal domain-containing protein, translating into MADLSDFPITRRWPATRPDVLQLYSLPTPNGVKVSIMLEEIGLDYEPHLVRFDTNDQMTSEFLSLNPNNKIPAILDPSGPGGKPLGLFESGAILIYLAEKSGQLLPAANRYEVLQWLMFQMGGLGPMLGQLGFFHTFAGKEIEDPRPKERYRAESERLLKVIDGALAGREWIAGDYSIADIAIAPWLRTLRDFYKAGDLTGWDKLAHVPAYLERFLARPAVQRGLMIPKRD; encoded by the coding sequence ATGGCCGACCTGTCAGATTTCCCGATCACCCGACGCTGGCCCGCGACCCGGCCCGATGTCCTTCAGCTCTACTCGTTGCCCACGCCCAACGGCGTCAAGGTCTCGATCATGCTGGAGGAGATCGGGCTCGACTATGAGCCGCATCTGGTGCGCTTCGATACCAACGACCAGATGACGTCGGAGTTTCTGTCGCTCAACCCGAACAACAAGATCCCCGCGATCCTCGACCCGAGCGGCCCGGGCGGCAAGCCGCTCGGCCTCTTTGAGAGCGGGGCGATCCTGATCTACCTCGCAGAGAAATCGGGGCAGCTTCTGCCGGCGGCGAACCGCTACGAGGTTCTGCAATGGCTGATGTTCCAGATGGGCGGGCTCGGCCCGATGCTGGGGCAGCTCGGCTTCTTCCACACCTTCGCCGGCAAGGAGATCGAGGATCCGCGCCCGAAGGAACGCTATCGGGCGGAGAGCGAGCGGCTCCTGAAGGTGATCGACGGTGCGCTCGCGGGGCGTGAGTGGATCGCGGGGGATTATTCGATCGCGGATATCGCGATCGCGCCCTGGCTGCGGACGCTGCGCGACTTCTACAAGGCGGGCGACCTCACCGGCTGGGACAAGCTCGCCCATGTGCCCGCCTATCTCGAGCGGTTCCTCGCGCGCCCGGCCGTGCAGCGCGGGCTGATGATCCCCAAGCGCGACTGA
- the mscL gene encoding large conductance mechanosensitive channel protein MscL: MIKEFKDFIAKGNVMDMAVGIIIGAAFTAIVTSLVADLINPIIGVITGGIDFSNLFVNLGEGEFASLAAAREAGAPVFAYGSFITAVINFLIIAFVVFLLVKGVNRLKDAAVAKPEPAPAAPTGPSELDVLLEIRDALKK; this comes from the coding sequence ATGATCAAAGAGTTCAAGGATTTCATCGCCAAAGGCAATGTCATGGACATGGCCGTTGGTATCATCATCGGCGCGGCCTTCACCGCGATCGTGACGTCGCTCGTCGCCGATCTGATCAACCCGATCATCGGTGTGATCACCGGCGGGATCGATTTCTCCAACCTGTTCGTCAACCTCGGCGAGGGCGAATTCGCCTCGCTCGCCGCGGCGCGCGAGGCCGGGGCGCCGGTCTTCGCCTATGGCTCGTTCATCACCGCGGTGATCAATTTCCTGATCATCGCTTTCGTGGTGTTCCTGCTCGTGAAGGGCGTCAACCGGCTGAAAGACGCGGCCGTCGCCAAGCCCGAGCCGGCGCCCGCCGCGCCCACGGGGCCGAGCGAGCTCGATGTGCTTCTCGAGATCCGCGACGCGCTGAAGAAATGA